A section of the Falco rusticolus isolate bFalRus1 chromosome Z, bFalRus1.pri, whole genome shotgun sequence genome encodes:
- the LOC119141388 gene encoding 60S ribosomal protein L17, with product MVRYSLDPENPTKSCKSRGSNLRVHFKNTRETAQAIKGMHIRKATKYLKDVTLKKQCVPFRRYNGGVGRCAQAKQWGWTQGRWPKKSAEFLLHMLKNAESNAELKGLDVDSLVIEHIQVNKAPKMRRRTYRAHGRINPYMSSPCHIEMILTEKEQIVPKPEEEVAQKKKISQKKLKKQKLMARE from the exons ATGGTGCGCTACTCGCTAGATCCGGAGAATCCCACGAAAT catgcAAGTCACGGGGATCCAACCTACGTGTGCATTTCAAG AATACTCGAGAGACTGCCCAGGCCATCAAGGGCATGCACATCCGCAAGGCCACCAAGTACCTGAAGGATGTCACCCTGAAGAAGCAGTGTGTTCCCTTCCGTCGCTACAACGGGGGAGTCGGTAGATGTGCCCAG GCCAAGCAGTGGGGCTGGACGCAGGGACGCTGGCCCAAGAAAAGCGCCGAGTTCTTGCTGCACATGCTCAAAAACGCGGAGAGCAATGCTGAGCTCAAG GGTCTTGATGTGGATTCTCTAGTCATTGAGCACATCCAGGTCAACAAGGCTCCCAAAATGCGCCGACGCACCTACAGAGCCCATGGTAGGATCAACCCCTACATGAGCTCTCCCTGCCACATCGAGATGATCCTCACTGAGAAGGAGCAGATTGTTCCCAAGCCAGAGGAAGAAGttgctcaaaagaaaaag ATATcccagaaaaagctgaagaagcaAAAGCTCATGGCTCGGGAATAA
- the CZH18orf32 gene encoding UPF0729 protein C18orf32 homolog encodes MVCIPCIVIPVLLWVYKKFLEPYIYPVIAPFIKRVWPKKAVQETTATKQGRGSSAGNPQAPSAVKRDQEDELAGYKFESNGVANGTAAKRSTEVPEKKTD; translated from the exons ATGGTGTGCATTCCCTGTATTGTCATTCCAGTTCTCCTCTGGGTCTACAAGAAATTCCTTGAGCCGTATATCTATCCTGTTATTGCACCTTTCATTAAGCGTGTATGGCCCAAGAAAGCTGTGCAAGAAACAACAGCCACAAAACAAGGTCGAGGCAGCAGCGCTGGAAACCCACAGGCACCTTCAGCCGTGAAAAGAGATCAGGAGGATGAACTTGCCGGTTATAAA tttgaAAGCAATGGTGTTGCAAATGGAACTGCCGCAAAGAGATCCACAGAAGTTCCTGAAAAGAAAACGGATTAA